ATATATATTGTTCAAAAATAACTGCCTCTCCTTCTGCCGCAAAAGGCGGCACAAAAACCTGCATTTTTTCTAGTTCAATTGTATATGAGGCTTTTAACTACTTTACTATCAGAAGAGAAAAATAACCGGCTTCTTCTGGTATCTCTTCCAAAGAACGATACACCTTCTCCCCCTCCATACCGCAATTCTCCACCATAGAAGCCTGCAAGCCGTATTCCTTTAACTGCTGCTTTAACTCTTTCAGCTTTTTGCCGGTTTTCATAAAAACTTTGGTACCGGATAAACTTAGAGCTGTTTCAAGTGAGTAAGACCCAGGTATAATATGTAGCTTTTCCGAATTTTCTGCCAGGCTATCCGCTAATCTTGCCGCTACAGCACAAAAAGAAGGGATACCGCTTATAACCTCTGCTTCATATCCTTCTGTGATTAACCTTTTATGCAAGTACATATAAGTTGAATATACCGTGGGGTCTCCTAAGGTGAGAAAAGCAATCTTCTTTCCGGCCTCAAGTTCATCCTTCAGCATACCGGCTCCTTTGTCATGGTATTCTTCCAGTATACTCTTATCCTTTGTCATTGGCATTACAATAAAAAGACAAGGTTTGTCTTCTATTTCCGGTAATGCCTGCTTTACAATATTATAAGCCGTACAGGAGGCTTTATCTTCTGCCGGAATCGCTATCATATCGCTTTCCTTGATTACTCTCAATGCTTTTAAGGTTAACAGCTCAGGGTCTCCTGGCCCTACACCAACTCCATATAATACTGACATATGCTACCTCCTAATGGGTTTCTCTTCTTTTTATCTACTTTGTTACTTACTGACTGCCTTATTCTACTGTCTGCTTTACTTTGAGAGACTGCTTTAACTCCACTGCCTCCTTAGCATGGCTGATAAGTTGTTCGCGGATACATGAATATTCTCCCAATCCCTTTAAGAGACATTCCACTTCGTAACCTTCTTTTTCTAATATAACCTTCCAGGAATCTTCCTCTTCTCCCGCCATATCATTCCTAGCATGGTCACCAGCAACAATCATAAAAGGCATTAGAGTGATTTTACGGTATTTCTTTCCCTTTAAATGCTTAATAATGGTATCCAGATAGGGGTAGGCTTCTACCGTAGCCACATAAATATCCCTATAATCGAAATCCCACAGCATATATTGAAGCGCGGTATAACTGGTATTAGAATAATGATCCGATCCATGTCCCATAAATACAACTGCTTCATCCTCATTCGTATTCTCTATGTTCAATCTATCTACTTCTGCTGCAAGTCCCTTTATAACCGCTTCATAATCCTCTGTCTCTGTTAAAAGCGGAGCTCCTAATTTTACGGAACGAAAGTATGAAAGGTATTGTTTCACTTCTTCAATCATACAGTCATTTTCAATTCCATTTAATATATGCGTTGGCTGGATAATTACTTCTTCAATACCTGCTTTATACATCTGCTCCATAGCTTCTGTTACTGTCGGTATAAAAAGATTATCTCTTTTCTTTAATATCTGTATAATCATCTTACTGGTAAATGCACGGTATATGTTATACGAAGGAAAAGCCTGCTCCATACTTTTTTCTATCTCATCTATGGTCCGCTCTCTGGTATCTTGATGACTGGTGCCAAAGCTAACCACTAAAATTGCTTTCTTATTCATAATATTACCTTTACTATCCCATCCGAATCGGGATAGGGGCTGCTGTAATAGACTTGTTTAAAGCTGTATAAGAATAAACTATAACAGAAACCCTTTCCTTTCCATATTATCTTATAATGTCCTTTGTTTCTCTTCGCTTAAGTTGTAATCCTGCTTAAGACAATTGCTAACATGCAGTGTCTGATAAAGGTTTAAGAATTCTTTATATCTTTGCATAGTAAGCCTCTATCATATAATTTTTTAATATTTGAAAATCCTTAGGAACTGGCAGGTTTTCCCGCAGCACGCCCCGTTCTGTTAATTCCGTGTACAATTCGATTACTTTTGGTTGTATCAATTCCGCCTGTACAAGTAACTCTTTGTCCATAAAAATTTCCTCTGGAGAACCACTCTTTAGAATTAAGCCCTGATGAAACACTACAATTTTATCTGCCCATTGCAGCGCAAAATCTAAATCATGGGTGGAAACAATAATAGTAATTCCCTCCTTGGGGAGTTCTGTAATTTTTTCATGAAGCATTACCGTATGTACGGGATCAAGAGCAGAAACCGGCTCATCCATTAATAATACCTCCGGCTCCATAACCAGTATATCCGCTAAAGCAACCTGCTTTTTCTGCCCACCGCTAAGAAGGTGTACGGGTTTTTGTGCAAAAGGGGTAATCCCCATATAGTCCACTATTGCTTCTACCTTTTTTTCTATTTCACATCTTGGCAGTTTCATATTAAACAAACCAAATGATATCTCCTGAACTACACTTGCAGCAAATAACTGATTGTCCGGTTCCTGGAATACGATTCCAACTTTACTCCTTAAGCTAAGTAATTCCTTTTTCGAATAGGATATGGGTTTATCCTTATATAATATCCTTCCGGCTTGAGGTTTTAATATCCCATTCAAACATAAAAAGGTGGTGGATTTACCGGAACCATTGGCTCCGATAAAAGCTGTCTTTTCACCTGGTTCTACGGAAAAACTAACATCTTTTAGTGCTTTAGTACCATCCTCATAAGAATAGGATATATGTTCAATTGATAAAATACTCAAAATATTCTCCTTTGCAGCAAACATATTATAACCATGCTAATTTCCCATAGCACTAAAAGACTGATTTCTTTTACAGAAGTAGTATATTTCTTGGTAAGTACCTGTATTTTTCCATCATAACACCGGGATTCCATGGCATCATAGAGTTTTAATGATTTCCTTATGGAGCCAATAAACAACATCTGAAATACTCCCGCCACCGCGGGAATTGCTGTTTTTAAACTTCTGTTGCCCAATCTGCTTTTTACTGCACAATCTAATTTCTCACCCATATCATATAACAGAAAAATAAAGCGGTATATTAATAACAATAACTCTAATAGTATTTCCGGGCAATGAACCGCCTTCAGTACCAACAGCAAATCTGTAAAGGGTGTTGATAGAATCAAAAAGTACAGGCAGGACACCGCTCCCAAGGCGGTTAGTATTAAATTCAACCCATACAATAAGGCAGCTTTTGTAGCTACAAGCGTGTACCCCATGATATGAATTATTCCTGTAGCCTCTGTATCTTTAGTAAATGAGAACACTATCGTTACGGTACCAAGTAACAAAAAAGCTAGAGGCATACGAAGCAATCTTCCGTAATAGGTAAGAGAAGCCCCACTTAAAAACACAGTGAGACCTCCCATTAATAAAATCACAAGCAGGGAAAACATATAGGAATGTAATAGGACGCAGAATAAAAGAGTGCTAACAGCAAAAATAGCTTTCACATAAGGACTTGTACTGCGTAATGCGGACGAATATGATAATTTATCTATGTATAACATTCCCTTAAGCTTCCTTTCGGCTTTTTTTCCTCTCCTTCAAAACACCGATTCCAAATCCGAAGACACCTGCTCCAAGAGCTGCTTGCAGACAGAACAGCAAAGACTCTGTTTCGCCACCGGGCGGCTCATATACTGGGGACGCCCAAGGTGTATATTCCTCTACTTCTAATATCTGACTGATAGTTTCAGAAGCTGCATCATCTGCCCCTCCAAATTCAGAGTCCTTGATCAACATAAGAGGAACGACTGCAATCACTACACATACTATCAGTAAAACTACTGCTGTTTTTATTTTCATGCCTTTTGCCCTCCTCTTAAAAAGCCTATTTCAGAAAGCTCCGGTTTTGCATAGGTTTCCAAAGCAGAAACTACCATGGCAGTTATAATTCCCTCGATAATTGCAATCGGTACCTGGGTAACTGCGAAGATTCCCATAAATTTAACAAGAGATTCAAACATTCCTCCTGTTTGTGAAGGATAAGCCAGCGCTAATTGCAGGGAAGTGATACAATAGGTAGCCAGATTCCCGATTGATGCAGCCATAAATACTGCCACTAAACGATTTACCTTACATTTTGTTGCAAGTTTATAGATTCCATAGGATATAAAAGGACCAGCAATAGCCATGGAAAAAGTATTAGCACCTAAGGTAGTAAGTCCTCCATGTGCTAGTAAAACTGCCTGAAATAATAACACCAGAATACCAAGGATACTCATGACACTTGGACCAAATAAAATCGCGCCCAGTCCGGTTCCTGTAGGATGGGAACTGCTTCCTGTTACTGATGGGATTTTTAATGCAGAAAGCACAAAAGCATAAGCACCGCACATAGATAAAATAATGATTGCTTTTCGATGGTCAGCTACTGTTTTCTTTAGGGAAAAGAAACCGGCCGCCAAAAAAGGAATACATAGAATCCCCCATGCAATGCAGTATTTTACCGGCAGATATCCCTCCATAATGTGCATTGCCTTTGCCGCAGGTGCAACAGAAAATACTGCTGCAAAAACTGCCAATAACCCAATAATTCTTTTTTGTTTAACGTTCAATGATATCTCCTCTCTGCTGCACTTTAAATAAAAAACCTTCCATAGTAAAATTTTTCCATGTCATGGACGAATTTTACTTGGAAGGTAACTTAGAATACTTTTTAATTGTTGCAGCACATACTTTAAAGTATTCCCCGCAAGTTGCGGTTACAATATAGGATTACCAAAGCCATCGTCCGTAACTTAGGTAATATACATATAAAAAGGCAGGTCTTCTGACTCAGGCATCTACATAGTCTCCATCTCTTCCCATCTTCGACAGTGATTCATCAATTCATATTTAAAAGCAAAACCGGCTTTTTCTATGAACTTTTGGAGGTTACTCTTCCTTTACAGCGGCGGGACCGTGTGGGCTTCTCACCCATTTCCCTATTATCTTGTCAGCTACATCGCTACAAGCACCTTTTTATATTCAATTGTCATTTAAAGTGTAGCATTTTGCAGATATTCTGTCAACTTGATTCGTTAATTACATACATATAATTCCCTTTTATTATACATATTGTTCAGCATTTTGCCTTATTCCGTCATTATAGGCTGAAACATAAGGTTGCCAGATGAAGTACACCTCGAAATCCCGTCAGAGGCGGCACATATGGATTAAGTTCCCACTCATTAAGACTCTTTCAACCCTGTTAAAAATATTTGCAAGAATAAGAATCTGTTATAAAGGTTAATATACTCTAACTTTTTTTGTCTAGCAAACCAGATTATCTTTATCAAACAGACTATAAAAGATTTAATTCCTCCAATAAAGTATTAATTCTTCTTGGTATTATTTCGCAAAGCTCTGTCCAGGGAATATATTCCCTATCATAGGGTATTATGTAAAAATCCATTGAGGGCGCAAAGGAATATTTCTCTCTGATATACTCACAAACCTTATAATGGATATACTTATTCTTCATAATTTTCCCTTGAAACATATCCGCAATCAGTAAACCGTCCAACCCTGCAAATTCTTGGCAAGCAGATTTATAATCACTAAAAAGCTTAAACAATTCACTTTCTGGTAATAATGCATGTTTACCAGGCTGCACATACAAAGGAATATGTGTATCTTCTTCCAGTTTCTTTAAATACTGAAAACAATTTAAGATCCGCCCATGAGCACTTGCTTCTCCATCGCAAACTTTCCCTTTGTTATCAACATATACCCAGAAATGCTCTAAATCGTACATATGCTGAATATCATAGTCAAAGTACAACTGATATTCAATGACAAAGGAAGCTTTATCCTTGTTAACCCATATATCTCTTTTAAAAGAAGGGCTTCTCATGGAAGAGCGGATAACTTGATATCCTATATACTCCAGTCGGAATGGTTCCATCCTGTCAAAATACAAATGGGGTGCATATTTTTCTGCAAGTTCTTTATCTGTCATGTCATTCCTCCGATACTATTGTTGTGCCTAAGTTTATACCAATTTTACGGGAATTTCAAGTATCCTAAATGAAAGAAACCCCTAGCTTACTATATATGCTGCATTATAACGGCATACTACAGTAAGCTATGGGGCTTGGTTCAACCTATCCTAATAATAAACACATCCTTTAAAACCGTTTAAGTTCATCTACTTCTTGGCATTCTACAGCTTCTCCTGTACATCCGGTTACCGTTACATTCTTTAGAACTACCTTCTGAATATTATTCAAGTAAATACCCTGTCTACAGGTTGGTTCACACCCAATCATCATGGCAGCTACTCCCGTTGTAGCATTTTCTGCATAGGAGATACTTACATTTTCCATCACCAGTGATTCAATTTTCTTCTCCGGCAGACCATATACATAAGCACCGGCATAATGACTGTTCTCACACTGGATATTTTTAAATATAAGACTTTTAATACTTGGGGTCCTGTCATCTACCGGGAGCTTCTCCTTAGAGGACACATATTGACTTTTACCATCTGGATCACAAAAATAAAAACTATTTACAACAAAGGGCGCTTTTACATGATCCATTTTAATATTTTCAAAAAGTATGTTATCAAGTACGGAGTCATTTCCACGACCTCTACGGGTCTTAACTCTTAAACCTCTGTCTGTATCTCTGAAAATACAATCTGTCACACTAAAATCATAAACACCAGCCGCTATCTCACTTCCTAAAGTGATTGCACCGTGACCATCCTGCATTAAGGACTGGCGGATATGGATACCCTTTGATGATACTTTAAATTTACGACCCATATATATCTTCCCTGATTTAACAGCAATACAATCATCACCGACTGAAAAATAGCAACCGGCAATCTCTACATTTTCACAAGATTCCGGATCCAAACCATCGGTATTATGAGAATTAGCCGGCCCTAAGACTTTAATATCTAAGAATCTTAAATCCTGTGAAAAATAAGGATGAATATTCCAAGCCGGGGAATTTTGTACCGTAATTCCAGTAACTGTAACATTCCTGCAATGATTTAAAAATATCATACGAGGACGAAAAGCAATATTTTTATCTTTGGGATTTTTCCACCAGTTATCAAATCCGGCACAACCGTCAATTGTTCCCTCTCCGCAGATTACAACATTTTCCGCCTTAATTCCCGTTAGAATAGATGCAAAACTGTCTAAAGGATTTCCTTCCCAGCTTCCTAAATTATACTCCTGCGTTTCATCATAGCTTTCAATAAGCCCGGGTAAAACCGGGAATAACCCTCTGTCTGTTAATGCTGATAAAATTGCACCTTTACCTATTTCTAGCACAAGATTGCTCTTCAAAAAGATGCTGGTAATCTTATAAATTCCTTTCGGGACAAAAACTCTTCCTCCCTCCGGGCAGGAGCAGATGGCTGCCTGGATAAACTGCGTATCATCTTTTATGCCATCGCCTTTTGCACCAAAATCCTTTACATTTAAGGTAAATGACTCCTTTACTGTTGTGAAGGTGATTTCCCCCGAGCGTTCTTCCCCTCTTTTTAAATAAAGGGTGTAGCTGGTATCCGGTTTTAACCCATATATGGATTCTACTATTTTTGAGCTTTTTAGTACAGGTTCATTATTTAAAAATACCTCGTATTCAGTAGTCTCGTAAACCCCTTCTTTTTGAAGCTCAAAAACAATATTTCTTATCCCTTGATATATTACTTGAATGTCCATTTCTTCCTCCAGTTCCGTATGTTTAGTATTACTTCACGCCCAATGTCCGTATTTGTATTTAACTTTGTAATAAAAGCCATTGTCCATAGGCCATAAAAAATGCACCTGTTCCTTTATGGTCATCCATGACTATAGGTTCAGATAAATAATATTCTACACTTCCGTCTCTGTCCTGTCCAGGTCCAAGCCCTGCCATTTGGCAGATATCTTTTAACACTGGCTTATCTCCTTCTTTTGTCAGCTTCATATCTACAAGAGAATTCAGAATATCATTACCAATGTGCTGGTATTTTTCAGCCAATAGTACTTTTAAACGGCAGGCTTTTAAAATAGCTGCTGCAATCATGGCCGAGCCAGATGTCTCCAGATAATTCTCCTTCACGGATGGCTTGTCAATTACCTGATAAAATAGATTCGTTTCATTGTCCATAAAGGGAAGCAGTCCACGAATGGCTTCTTTAAACAAGATACTTAATTCTTTGTAATACTCAAAAATCTGTTCTGACATTTCCTCCATAGTATCCACTAACGCAAGAACATACCACCCCATAGCACGTAGCCAGAAATTAGCCGAACGGCCTGTCTTAGCATCTGCCCAAGGCATGCTTTTTGTCTCATCATATCCATGATAATACAGTTTTTTCTCTTCATCAAATAAGAACGTTCTTACATTCTTAAACTGGTTTACGATATCCGCATAATTTTCTTTTTTTCCAAGTTTAGTCTCCCACATTATATAGAAAGGCTGTGCCATAAAAAGCCCGTCCAGCCATACCTGGTTAGGATATATCTTTTTATGCCAGAAATTACCCGACTTGGTTCTTGGATGAGACGCAATCTGTTCCTTAAGTTTTCCAATTGCGTTTAGATATTTTACGTTTTCAGTTTCCTCATAAGCGAAGAACAAAGCCCTGCCGGTACAGATACAATCTATATTATACATTTCTTTATCATAAAAAAGGATTGTTCCATCCTCTGTAATATACTCTTCTAAATAGTCTATAACAAAGTCTTTCAGATAGGGCTCCTTAAGTGTTTTATAAATCTGGATAACACCCAGCAATACACAGCCATCCTCATAATTCCATTTTTTTTTCTTAGCACTGGTAAAATGATCGAGATAATATTTCAGATATTCTTTGATTTTTTCCTGGTTCATAATGTCAGCCTTTCTATTATCCATTCTATTATAATTATTTCCTTTATTATTATAAGAAAATTGTACTACAGATTTTTGTTTTTTAAATTTTTTTTGCATCTTACAATGCTCTGTTCTATGCCTTTACATAGCATAAAGGCATCTGTCCAAGATTTTCATGGCATATACATAATACAAATTCAGCTTTTGCACCTCTCTGTCTTATCAACAGTACAAAAGCTGAATTGTACCAGCATTAGCCCAAATCCGGACAAATGTCGTTATAATAGTTTAAATATGCGATTTATAGTATTACTGATTTAATTCTCCAATAACTGTATCAAGACCAAGGTTTGCTGCTTCTTGTGCATATTTTGCAAGACCATCTTCCACAGTTGTTTTACCCATAACGATTTCAGAAATGGTAGAAGATTTTAATGCGATTAAGTCAGAGCTGATTTTTGCATAAGATTTAGATAATGGAGTGATTGTTAACTGTGCATTATCTGCCTTTAATATATCAATACTTGAATTAACTCTTGCATCATAATCAATGTTCTTGTCATTTGTGTTAAGTGGTGTTACAGCATAGAAAGGAGAAACGAATGCTTTTTCAGCAACTTCTTCAGGTTTGGAAAGCTTAGGAAGCTGGATTAATTTATCCCCTTCTTGTTTCCAGTGTAGATTTTCTACACCACTCTGGAATAATACCTGTCCTTCACCACCATCATGCATGTATTCAATAAAGTATTTGAACGCACCTTCGATATTTTTACTTTGGCTAGAAATAGCTACTACTGCAGGTACACGCTGTAAATATTTTGTTTCTTCAATAGAAGGAAGCTGTAATATTTTTGCTTCTGGTACATTAGCCTGTACACGGTTTTCTAAGTTCTGAGCCCAAGTTCCTACCCAGTAGTTGAATACACCGATATCTCCGGCATACCATTTATCACGGCATGTAGCTGTTGTGTTAGTAATAATTTCTTGGTCAATTAAACCTTCTTTGTATGCATCCTGTAATCTCTGAAGAGCCGCCTTCATATTTTCCTGAGACATACCATCTACCCATTTACCGTCAACCTGAGTAAATTCAGGTGTTGCATCCTGGTAGAATTCTCTTAAGTAAATAACTGCTTCATTTTCGTATAAAGAAGGTGCTGTATAAGGAATCTTATCTGGGTATTTTTCTTTAAAAGCACGTAACATATCAATAAACTCGTCATAGTTCTTAGGTGCTTCTAATCCTAACTCATCTAACCAATCCTGTCTTACATAAGTGATAGTACCACCGCCGGCTTCTAAAGGAATACCATAGATTTTACCATTAATCGTTACAGAATCCATTAAAGCAGGATCTATCTTAGATAATACTTCAGAGTTTTTATATAAATCTGTTAAATCAGCAAGCGCACCCTGTGCCGCATAAAAAGGAAGTTTATCCCCACCTACGCTAAATACGTCTGGTGATTTTTTAGAGGAGAAGGATAAATCCAGATTAGTATAATAATCATTCGTTGCTGTAGGACCATTATAATCAAGCTTTATGCTTGTTAATCTTTCAAATTCTTCTTTCCA
The nucleotide sequence above comes from Anaerocolumna cellulosilytica. Encoded proteins:
- the cobI gene encoding precorrin-2 C(20)-methyltransferase, coding for MSVLYGVGVGPGDPELLTLKALRVIKESDMIAIPAEDKASCTAYNIVKQALPEIEDKPCLFIVMPMTKDKSILEEYHDKGAGMLKDELEAGKKIAFLTLGDPTVYSTYMYLHKRLITEGYEAEVISGIPSFCAVAARLADSLAENSEKLHIIPGSYSLETALSLSGTKVFMKTGKKLKELKQQLKEYGLQASMVENCGMEGEKVYRSLEEIPEEAGYFSLLIVK
- a CDS encoding sirohydrochlorin cobaltochelatase; amino-acid sequence: MNKKAILVVSFGTSHQDTRERTIDEIEKSMEQAFPSYNIYRAFTSKMIIQILKKRDNLFIPTVTEAMEQMYKAGIEEVIIQPTHILNGIENDCMIEEVKQYLSYFRSVKLGAPLLTETEDYEAVIKGLAAEVDRLNIENTNEDEAVVFMGHGSDHYSNTSYTALQYMLWDFDYRDIYVATVEAYPYLDTIIKHLKGKKYRKITLMPFMIVAGDHARNDMAGEEEDSWKVILEKEGYEVECLLKGLGEYSCIREQLISHAKEAVELKQSLKVKQTVE
- a CDS encoding energy-coupling factor ABC transporter ATP-binding protein, with protein sequence MSILSIEHISYSYEDGTKALKDVSFSVEPGEKTAFIGANGSGKSTTFLCLNGILKPQAGRILYKDKPISYSKKELLSLRSKVGIVFQEPDNQLFAASVVQEISFGLFNMKLPRCEIEKKVEAIVDYMGITPFAQKPVHLLSGGQKKQVALADILVMEPEVLLMDEPVSALDPVHTVMLHEKITELPKEGITIIVSTHDLDFALQWADKIVVFHQGLILKSGSPEEIFMDKELLVQAELIQPKVIELYTELTERGVLRENLPVPKDFQILKNYMIEAYYAKI
- the cbiQ gene encoding cobalt ECF transporter T component CbiQ produces the protein MLYIDKLSYSSALRSTSPYVKAIFAVSTLLFCVLLHSYMFSLLVILLMGGLTVFLSGASLTYYGRLLRMPLAFLLLGTVTIVFSFTKDTEATGIIHIMGYTLVATKAALLYGLNLILTALGAVSCLYFLILSTPFTDLLLVLKAVHCPEILLELLLLIYRFIFLLYDMGEKLDCAVKSRLGNRSLKTAIPAVAGVFQMLFIGSIRKSLKLYDAMESRCYDGKIQVLTKKYTTSVKEISLLVLWEISMVIICLLQRRIF
- a CDS encoding energy-coupling factor ABC transporter substrate-binding protein, with protein sequence MKIKTAVVLLIVCVVIAVVPLMLIKDSEFGGADDAASETISQILEVEEYTPWASPVYEPPGGETESLLFCLQAALGAGVFGFGIGVLKERKKSRKEA
- a CDS encoding energy-coupling factor ABC transporter permease; translated protein: MNVKQKRIIGLLAVFAAVFSVAPAAKAMHIMEGYLPVKYCIAWGILCIPFLAAGFFSLKKTVADHRKAIIILSMCGAYAFVLSALKIPSVTGSSSHPTGTGLGAILFGPSVMSILGILVLLFQAVLLAHGGLTTLGANTFSMAIAGPFISYGIYKLATKCKVNRLVAVFMAASIGNLATYCITSLQLALAYPSQTGGMFESLVKFMGIFAVTQVPIAIIEGIITAMVVSALETYAKPELSEIGFLRGGQKA
- a CDS encoding glycoside hydrolase family 28 protein, with product MDIQVIYQGIRNIVFELQKEGVYETTEYEVFLNNEPVLKSSKIVESIYGLKPDTSYTLYLKRGEERSGEITFTTVKESFTLNVKDFGAKGDGIKDDTQFIQAAICSCPEGGRVFVPKGIYKITSIFLKSNLVLEIGKGAILSALTDRGLFPVLPGLIESYDETQEYNLGSWEGNPLDSFASILTGIKAENVVICGEGTIDGCAGFDNWWKNPKDKNIAFRPRMIFLNHCRNVTVTGITVQNSPAWNIHPYFSQDLRFLDIKVLGPANSHNTDGLDPESCENVEIAGCYFSVGDDCIAVKSGKIYMGRKFKVSSKGIHIRQSLMQDGHGAITLGSEIAAGVYDFSVTDCIFRDTDRGLRVKTRRGRGNDSVLDNILFENIKMDHVKAPFVVNSFYFCDPDGKSQYVSSKEKLPVDDRTPSIKSLIFKNIQCENSHYAGAYVYGLPEKKIESLVMENVSISYAENATTGVAAMMIGCEPTCRQGIYLNNIQKVVLKNVTVTGCTGEAVECQEVDELKRF
- a CDS encoding glycoside hydrolase family 88/105 protein; this translates as MDNRKADIMNQEKIKEYLKYYLDHFTSAKKKKWNYEDGCVLLGVIQIYKTLKEPYLKDFVIDYLEEYITEDGTILFYDKEMYNIDCICTGRALFFAYEETENVKYLNAIGKLKEQIASHPRTKSGNFWHKKIYPNQVWLDGLFMAQPFYIMWETKLGKKENYADIVNQFKNVRTFLFDEEKKLYYHGYDETKSMPWADAKTGRSANFWLRAMGWYVLALVDTMEEMSEQIFEYYKELSILFKEAIRGLLPFMDNETNLFYQVIDKPSVKENYLETSGSAMIAAAILKACRLKVLLAEKYQHIGNDILNSLVDMKLTKEGDKPVLKDICQMAGLGPGQDRDGSVEYYLSEPIVMDDHKGTGAFFMAYGQWLLLQS
- a CDS encoding extracellular solute-binding protein, whose product is MKRKLVKTMALGLTVAMLGSAFTGCSKKNDTPSSNENPSTTGTAQSEEVAKPSNLKFMINVGISLDDGALKWKEEFERLTSIKLDYNGPTATNDYYTNLDLSFSSKKSPDVFSVGGDKLPFYAAQGALADLTDLYKNSEVLSKIDPALMDSVTINGKIYGIPLEAGGGTITYVRQDWLDELGLEAPKNYDEFIDMLRAFKEKYPDKIPYTAPSLYENEAVIYLREFYQDATPEFTQVDGKWVDGMSQENMKAALQRLQDAYKEGLIDQEIITNTTATCRDKWYAGDIGVFNYWVGTWAQNLENRVQANVPEAKILQLPSIEETKYLQRVPAVVAISSQSKNIEGAFKYFIEYMHDGGEGQVLFQSGVENLHWKQEGDKLIQLPKLSKPEEVAEKAFVSPFYAVTPLNTNDKNIDYDARVNSSIDILKADNAQLTITPLSKSYAKISSDLIALKSSTISEIVMGKTTVEDGLAKYAQEAANLGLDTVIGELNQ